The following coding sequences are from one Aeromicrobium duanguangcaii window:
- a CDS encoding NAD(P)/FAD-dependent oxidoreductase — MYDALVIGGGPAGLQAALTLGRMHRTVLLIDSGQYRNDPVAHAHNFVTHDGRAPAELRRLAREDLEHYATVEMREGTVERVRETGDGFVAETDGEPVEARTLVLATGMRDELPDVPGLADAWGAEVANCPFCHGHEFADRPIGLLGDGPSIGELESMLAPIGSEVITFGRDDLTKVERTDDGLLAHRPDGDPVELAGLFLHPSTSQAAPFAEDLGLDILSSGCVRVDALCRTSHPRVFAAGDLAHVEELPVPMPSILAALAAGQAAGASAVRFLANPKSENEGNPFTDAD; from the coding sequence ATGTACGACGCACTCGTGATCGGCGGTGGACCCGCGGGCCTGCAGGCGGCGCTCACGCTCGGCCGCATGCACCGCACGGTGCTGCTGATCGACTCGGGCCAGTACCGCAACGACCCGGTCGCGCACGCGCACAACTTCGTTACGCACGACGGCCGCGCCCCCGCCGAGCTGCGGCGACTGGCGCGCGAGGACCTCGAGCACTACGCGACGGTCGAGATGCGCGAGGGCACGGTCGAGCGCGTCCGCGAGACGGGGGACGGGTTCGTGGCCGAGACGGACGGCGAGCCGGTCGAGGCGCGCACGCTCGTGCTGGCCACCGGGATGCGCGACGAGCTGCCGGACGTGCCGGGCCTGGCCGACGCGTGGGGCGCCGAGGTGGCCAACTGCCCTTTCTGTCACGGCCATGAGTTCGCTGACCGCCCCATCGGCCTGCTCGGCGACGGGCCCAGCATCGGGGAGCTCGAGTCCATGCTGGCTCCCATCGGGTCCGAGGTCATCACCTTCGGTCGCGACGACCTCACGAAGGTGGAGCGCACCGACGACGGCCTGCTCGCCCATCGACCGGACGGCGACCCGGTCGAGCTGGCCGGGCTGTTCCTGCACCCGAGCACCTCCCAGGCCGCGCCGTTCGCCGAGGACCTGGGGCTGGACATCCTGTCGTCGGGCTGCGTCCGTGTCGACGCACTCTGCCGCACGAGTCATCCACGGGTCTTCGCGGCGGGAGACCTCGCGCACGTCGAGGAGTTGCCTGTGCCGATGCCGTCGATCCTCGCGGCACTCGCGGCGGGTCAGGCGGCGGGCGCCAGCGCGGTGCGGTTCCTCGCGAACCCAAAGTCCGAGAACGAGGGCAACCCGTTCACCGACGCGGACTGA
- a CDS encoding MerR family transcriptional regulator produces MKSSQSIGDVAARFGIETHVLRHWEDVGLLRPARDGADRRRYGDDDLVRIAVILRSKAAGMSLDQIAVLLDEEAPSRHEVLESHIADLDRRMSEMERSRAMTEHALRCRSHDITQCPRFRGFVADVLAGTAHWSVDGPVTA; encoded by the coding sequence ATGAAGTCAAGTCAGTCGATCGGCGACGTCGCCGCGCGGTTCGGGATCGAGACCCATGTGCTGCGGCATTGGGAGGACGTCGGCCTGTTGCGGCCCGCGAGGGACGGAGCCGACCGGCGCCGGTACGGCGACGACGACCTGGTGCGCATCGCGGTGATCCTTCGCAGCAAGGCGGCGGGAATGTCGCTCGACCAGATCGCGGTGCTGCTCGACGAGGAGGCGCCGTCACGACACGAGGTGCTCGAGTCCCACATCGCCGACCTCGACCGTCGGATGAGCGAGATGGAACGGTCCCGCGCGATGACCGAACACGCCCTGCGCTGCCGATCCCACGACATCACGCAGTGCCCACGGTTCCGCGGGTTCGTGGCCGACGTCCTGGCGGGTACGGCGCACTGGTCGGTCGACGGGCCCGTCACGGCCTGA
- a CDS encoding NAD(P)/FAD-dependent oxidoreductase, which produces MYDALVIGGGPAGLQAALTLGRMHRTVVLADSGHYRNDAVEHAHNFLTHDGRAPAEIRRLAREDLVAYETVEVRETTVQRVREVEDGFVAETDEEAIEARTLVLATGLRDDLQAIAGLEEAWGLEVATCPFCHGHELAGRVIGLVGDGPHIPMMVAMLDPIGSEVVRFGDGEVTKIERTADGVLVHREAAAPVAVAGLFLHPGFTQSSPFAEQVGLEMLASGCIRIDVLGQTSHPRVFAGGDLAHVPELPMPMASVLLAAAAGQVAASSVVRFLAAQAVESAEGSDAR; this is translated from the coding sequence ATGTACGACGCACTCGTGATCGGCGGCGGACCGGCCGGATTGCAGGCCGCACTCACGCTCGGCCGCATGCACCGGACGGTGGTGCTGGCCGACTCCGGTCACTACCGCAACGACGCCGTGGAGCACGCCCACAACTTCCTGACCCACGACGGACGGGCGCCCGCGGAGATCCGGCGCCTGGCTCGCGAGGACCTCGTCGCCTACGAGACGGTGGAGGTGCGCGAGACGACGGTCCAGCGCGTCCGTGAGGTCGAGGACGGCTTCGTCGCCGAGACCGATGAGGAAGCGATCGAGGCCCGCACCCTCGTCCTGGCGACCGGCCTGCGGGACGACCTGCAGGCCATCGCGGGGCTCGAGGAGGCGTGGGGCCTCGAGGTCGCCACGTGCCCGTTCTGCCACGGTCACGAGCTCGCGGGCCGGGTGATCGGTCTCGTCGGCGATGGACCCCACATCCCGATGATGGTGGCGATGCTCGACCCGATCGGCTCGGAGGTCGTGCGCTTCGGTGACGGTGAGGTGACCAAGATCGAGCGGACCGCCGACGGCGTCCTCGTGCACCGCGAGGCCGCCGCGCCGGTGGCGGTGGCGGGCCTCTTCCTGCATCCGGGCTTCACGCAGTCCTCGCCCTTCGCCGAGCAGGTGGGGCTGGAGATGCTGGCCTCGGGCTGCATCCGGATCGACGTCCTCGGCCAGACCAGTCACCCGCGCGTGTTCGCCGGCGGTGACCTGGCGCACGTGCCCGAGTTGCCCATGCCGATGGCCTCGGTGCTGCTGGCCGCGGCCGCCGGGCAGGTTGCTGCGTCCAGTGTCGTGCGGTTCCTGGCGGCGCAGGCGGTCGAGTCGGCCGAGGGGAGCGACGCTCGGTAG